In Panicum virgatum strain AP13 chromosome 4N, P.virgatum_v5, whole genome shotgun sequence, a single window of DNA contains:
- the LOC120670313 gene encoding cell division protein FtsZ homolog 2-1, chloroplastic-like encodes MATQLPCFTQLSPPSSNWGNEAAICKDTSGRAFVRSTRALSHFHFQCCARPRSANSFQKKDSFLDLHPEVSLLRGEKNVEVVDPLKGASDGSPLEGLGLPPDRSDYNEAKIKVVGVGGGGSNAVNRMIESSMHGVEFWVVNTDVQAIRMSPVLPHNRLQIGQELTRGLGAGGNPDIGMNAAKESSESIQEALHGADMVFVTAGMGGGTGTGGAPVIAGIAKSMGILTVGIVTTPFSFEGRRRAVQAQEGIAALRNSVDTLIVIPNDKLLSAVSPNTPVTEAFNLADDILRQGIRGISDIITVPGLVNVDFADVRAIMQNAGSSLMGIGTATGKSRARDAALNAIQSPLLDIGIERATGIVWNITGGMDLTLFEVNAAAEIIYDLVDPNANLIFGAVIDPSLSGQVSITLIATGFKRQDEPEDRSPKVGQQIQGENGRRPSSTEGSMVEIPEFLRRRGPSRFPRV; translated from the exons ATGGCTACTCAGTTACCATGCTTCACACAGCTCAGTCCACCATCTTCTAATTGGGGAAATGAAGCTGCAATCTGCAAGGATACATCTGGTAGGGCATTTGTCAGAAGTACTCGAGCTTTGAGTCATTTTCACTTCCAGTGCTGTGCAAGGCCCCGCAGTGCCAACTCTTTCCAGAAGAAAGACTCGTTCCTTGACCTTCATCCAGAGGTGTCTCTGCTCCGTGGTGAGAAGAATGTTGAGGTTGTGGACCCATTGAAAGGTGCTTCTGATGGAAGTCCGTTAGAGGGGCTGGGATTGCCACCAGACCGGAGTGATTATAATGAGGCCAAGATCAAGGTTGTTGGAGTTGGAGGTGGGGGTTCAAATGCTGTCAACAGGATGATTGAGAGCTCTATGCATGGTGTTGAGTTTTGGGTCGTGAACACTGATGTGCAGGCGATAAGAATGTCTCCTGTGCTTCCTCACAATAGGTTGCAGATTGGGCAGGAGCTGACACGTGGTTTGGGAGCAGGGGGAAACCCTGATATTGGTATGAATGCAGCAAAAGAGAGCAGTGAATCCATACAGGAAGCACTTCATGGTGCTGACATGGTTTTTGTGACG GCTGGAATGGGTGGAGGGACTGGAACTGGAGGCGCTCCTGTAATTGCTGGAATTGCCAAGTCAATGGGTATACTTACTGTTGGTATTGTCACTACGCCTTTCTCATttgaggggaggcggcgggcagTTCAAGCACAGGAAGGAATAGCAGCTTTGCGAAATAGTGTGGACACCCTAATTGTCATCCCAAATGACAAGTTGTTATCTGCTGTTTCTCCAAATACTCCTGTAACAGAAGCATTCAATTTGGCTGATGATATCCTTCGACAAGGCATTCGTGGCATATCTGATATCATTACG GTTCCTGGATTGGTTAATGTTGATTTTGCTGATGTGCGTGCCATCATGCAAAATGCAGGGTCATCTTTGATGGGTATAGGGACTGCTACAG GAAAGTCAAGAGCAAGAGATGCCGCCCTTAATGCCATTCAGTCACCTCTGCTAGATATTGGAATTGAAAGAGCTACAGGCATCGTATGGAATATCACTGGGGGAATGGACCTGACTTTGTTTGAG GTAAATGCAGCCGCTGAAATAATCTACGACCTCGTTGATCCAAATGCCAATCTGATATTTGGTGCTGTCATAGACCCATCACTGAGTGGTCAA GTGAGCATAACCTTGATTGCTACTGGATTCAAACGGCAGGATGAACCAGAGGATCGCAGCCCAAAG GTCGGCCAGCAGATCCAAGGTGAGAATGGCCGACGCCCATCCTCCACAGAAGGCAGCATGGTGGAGATCCCCGAGTTCCTTCGACGAAGAGGCCCTTCTCGCTTCCCACGAGTTTGA